A genomic region of Gemmata massiliana contains the following coding sequences:
- a CDS encoding DUF1501 domain-containing protein gives MSINTIPTTRRGFLSQTAGGVGFFALAHLLQREGLLGADGPSKPGENPPASLAPQKPHFAPKAKAMISLFMHGGPSHVDLFDPKPELTKHSGTEYRGDVHYSFVNRASKKLFGSPWKFAKHGKCGTEVSELLSHTAGIVDDITVIRSMHTGFNGHEVSIRYFHGGIAGVTGRPTMGSWIVYGLGTEAQNLPAYMVLSDPGGAPVDATHNWDCGFLPPLYQGTVLRPQEPRILNLDPPPDAAGDVQRQNLDLLAELNKRHLATRPGEADLEARIASYELAASMQTAAKEALDVSREPARVRSMYGLDRAETREYGTRCLIARRLVERGVRFVQIFLGGQPWDTHNGIRTGLPAICTRTDQPAAALVKDLKQRGLLDSTIVHWGGEIGRLPVCEGELDANAGRDHNGQGFTCWLAGGGIKAGMTYGATDEVGHKAAENVVTPNDFQATLLHLLGLDHTKLVYHHGGKAQRLTDGRPARVVKEILA, from the coding sequence ATGTCGATTAACACCATCCCCACAACGCGCCGCGGGTTCTTGTCGCAAACGGCCGGCGGGGTCGGGTTCTTCGCGCTCGCGCACCTGCTCCAGCGCGAGGGCCTACTCGGGGCCGACGGGCCGAGCAAGCCCGGCGAGAATCCCCCCGCGAGCCTCGCACCGCAAAAGCCGCACTTCGCGCCGAAAGCGAAGGCGATGATCTCGCTGTTCATGCACGGCGGGCCGTCGCACGTCGACCTGTTCGACCCGAAGCCCGAACTCACGAAGCACAGCGGGACCGAGTATAGAGGTGACGTTCACTACAGCTTTGTGAACCGCGCGAGCAAAAAGCTGTTCGGCAGCCCGTGGAAGTTCGCGAAGCACGGCAAGTGCGGCACCGAGGTATCGGAACTGCTGTCGCACACGGCCGGGATCGTGGACGACATCACCGTGATCCGGTCGATGCACACCGGGTTCAACGGGCACGAAGTCTCGATCCGGTACTTCCACGGCGGAATCGCGGGGGTGACGGGCCGCCCGACGATGGGCAGTTGGATCGTATACGGTCTGGGCACCGAGGCGCAGAACCTCCCGGCGTACATGGTGCTTTCCGATCCGGGTGGCGCGCCGGTGGACGCGACGCACAACTGGGACTGCGGGTTCCTCCCCCCTCTGTATCAGGGTACGGTGCTGCGGCCCCAGGAGCCGCGCATCCTCAACCTCGACCCGCCGCCGGACGCCGCGGGCGACGTTCAGCGCCAGAACCTCGACCTGCTCGCCGAACTCAACAAGCGCCACCTCGCGACCCGGCCCGGCGAGGCCGACCTGGAAGCACGCATCGCCAGTTACGAACTCGCCGCCTCGATGCAAACGGCCGCGAAAGAAGCACTGGACGTGTCGCGCGAACCGGCCCGCGTGCGCAGCATGTACGGCCTCGACCGGGCGGAGACGCGCGAGTACGGCACGCGCTGCCTGATCGCCCGGCGGCTGGTGGAGCGCGGGGTGCGGTTCGTGCAGATATTCCTCGGTGGCCAGCCGTGGGACACGCACAACGGCATCCGCACCGGGTTGCCCGCGATCTGCACGCGGACCGATCAACCGGCTGCCGCGCTCGTGAAAGACCTGAAGCAGCGCGGGTTGCTCGATTCGACGATCGTCCACTGGGGCGGCGAGATCGGCCGGCTCCCGGTGTGTGAGGGCGAGTTGGACGCCAACGCGGGCCGCGACCACAACGGCCAGGGCTTTACCTGTTGGCTGGCCGGCGGAGGGATTAAGGCCGGTATGACCTACGGCGCCACGGACGAGGTGGGCCACAAGGCGGCCGAGAACGTGGTGACACCGAACGACTTCCAGGCGACGCTCCTGCACCTGCTCGGTCTCGATCACACGAAACTCGTGTACCACCACGGCGGGAAGGCGCAGCGCCTGACCGACGGGCGCCCGGCCCGCGTCGTGAAAGAGATTCTCGCCTGA